A single window of Sneathiella limimaris DNA harbors:
- a CDS encoding LysR family transcriptional regulator, translating into MELYQIKYFLALSETLNFTRAAEQCHVSQPSLTRAVQKLEEELGGVLFRRERARTHLTELGRSMLPFLKKSLESAEAAKHHAQCYGSGEVAPLKLGMSASIDIDMIMPKLRELSRAMPGLKLKMVRGCADSLMQQLEEGELELCITATEETKWERVDQWQLFTEAFRLLASPNHPVSTAKKVCLKDLEGEQLVSNALCEHFKLLAGRLEGCNISLSHIHELSDPSDFCAFVEGALGVGIAPSSMQHSDKTVSIALDEPGLVRTVSLFAVAGRQYSPAAATFIRMMRAAEWPADYDA; encoded by the coding sequence ATGGAACTTTATCAGATTAAGTATTTTCTGGCATTATCCGAAACCCTTAATTTTACAAGGGCGGCGGAGCAGTGCCATGTTTCCCAGCCGTCCCTTACGCGGGCGGTTCAAAAACTCGAAGAAGAACTTGGCGGGGTTCTCTTCCGGCGGGAGCGGGCACGCACTCACCTCACGGAGCTGGGCCGGTCCATGCTGCCGTTTCTCAAGAAAAGTCTGGAAAGTGCAGAGGCTGCGAAACATCATGCGCAATGCTATGGCAGCGGCGAGGTTGCGCCGCTAAAGCTTGGGATGTCTGCCTCCATCGATATTGATATGATAATGCCAAAGCTTCGGGAGCTTTCCCGCGCCATGCCGGGTCTTAAGCTGAAAATGGTGCGCGGCTGCGCGGATAGCCTGATGCAACAGTTGGAAGAGGGTGAACTGGAGCTTTGCATTACCGCGACAGAAGAAACCAAATGGGAGCGGGTTGATCAATGGCAGTTGTTTACCGAAGCCTTTCGCCTATTGGCCAGTCCCAATCATCCGGTCTCAACAGCCAAGAAAGTCTGCCTGAAGGATCTGGAGGGGGAACAACTGGTCAGTAATGCCCTTTGTGAGCATTTCAAGCTGTTGGCGGGGCGGCTTGAGGGCTGCAATATTTCCTTGAGCCATATTCATGAATTGTCGGATCCTTCCGATTTCTGTGCCTTTGTCGAAGGCGCACTTGGGGTTGGGATTGCACCCAGCAGCATGCAGCATTCGGACAAAACGGTTTCTATCGCGCTGGATGAGCCGGGTCTTGTGCGGACGGTTTCGTTATTTGCGGTGGCGGGGCGTCAATATTCGCCCGCGGCAGCGACCTTTATTCGCATGATGCGGGCGGCTGAGTGGCCAGCCGATTATGACGCCTGA
- a CDS encoding peroxiredoxin-like family protein has protein sequence MSSFEEISCITAPLPEKLSRYEQVLAGRAPNLASLYADLIQRLEQTNAGADAPMTGDNLPDFLLPDQNGRLMSLEKLTASGPLVLSFNRGHWCSFCRLELLAYQAAYPRIRELGANVISILPETAAYSRRLAEDLDLPFPLLSDMDNAYALSLGLMIPIGEMLKEAMLACGTNLANSQKNAGWFVPIPATYVIDRNGKVIVADVDPDFRKRLDVERVITALERQAS, from the coding sequence ATGTCCAGTTTTGAAGAAATCAGCTGCATTACCGCTCCGCTCCCGGAAAAACTATCCCGGTATGAGCAGGTCCTGGCGGGGCGTGCACCAAATCTGGCAAGCTTGTATGCGGATCTGATCCAGCGACTTGAGCAAACAAATGCAGGGGCCGATGCCCCCATGACAGGCGATAACCTGCCTGATTTTTTGCTGCCCGACCAAAATGGGCGACTGATGAGCCTTGAGAAACTGACCGCATCTGGTCCACTAGTTCTTAGTTTTAACCGCGGCCATTGGTGTTCATTTTGTCGGCTAGAATTGCTGGCCTATCAGGCAGCCTATCCCCGAATTCGGGAACTTGGCGCCAATGTCATCTCCATCCTGCCGGAAACCGCCGCCTACAGTCGGCGATTGGCGGAAGATCTGGACCTTCCCTTTCCGTTGTTGAGCGATATGGATAATGCTTATGCTCTCTCCCTCGGCTTAATGATCCCCATTGGAGAGATGCTGAAAGAGGCTATGCTCGCTTGCGGGACCAATCTGGCCAATAGTCAAAAAAATGCAGGCTGGTTTGTGCCGATCCCGGCAACATATGTGATCGATAGAAATGGCAAGGTGATCGTCGCCGATGTAGACCCGGATTTTCGTAAACGGCTGGATGTTGAGAGAGTCATTACGGCTCTTGAACGTCAGGCGTCATAA
- a CDS encoding DUF2282 domain-containing protein: MAAAAMGTVMALSAGPAAAAGDKEKCYGVAAAGKNDCATATSSCAGTSKVDHQKDAFVAVPKGLCEKLAGGSLEPMKKG; encoded by the coding sequence ATGGCTGCCGCTGCTATGGGCACTGTAATGGCTCTGTCTGCAGGTCCTGCGGCCGCTGCTGGCGATAAAGAAAAATGTTACGGCGTTGCTGCTGCTGGCAAAAATGACTGCGCAACAGCGACTTCTTCCTGCGCCGGAACTTCAAAAGTTGACCATCAGAAAGATGCTTTCGTTGCGGTTCCAAAAGGTCTTTGTGAAAAGCTGGCCGGTGGCAGCTTGGAGCCAATGAAAAAAGGCTAA
- a CDS encoding DUF692 domain-containing protein, which produces MVQQISPLDFANAPIPAKAGIGLKFDHIAEIIETRPDVAWFEIHAENFMSRGGPALWSLEQIRQSYPISVHGVGMSLGGADPLSKDHLKRLKTLVDRIEPGLVSEHLAWCGRGGAFYNDLLALPMTAEALDVVCAHVGEVQDTLGRQILIENPAAYLGFETTDMSEPEFLNALCKRSGCGLLFDVNNVFVSSSNLEFEVTAYLDALEFSNIQEVHLAGHHVREVNGEILRIDDHGSPVKPEVWELYLTVLRQTGELPSLIEWDTNVPTLDVLVAEATKAQAYLDTLSLPEEQFHAATA; this is translated from the coding sequence ATGGTTCAACAGATTTCACCTCTAGACTTCGCGAACGCACCGATCCCGGCCAAGGCCGGGATCGGCCTCAAATTTGACCATATTGCCGAAATTATTGAAACCCGGCCGGATGTCGCCTGGTTTGAAATTCATGCGGAAAACTTCATGAGCCGGGGTGGTCCTGCCCTTTGGTCACTGGAGCAGATCCGCCAGTCCTATCCCATCTCCGTGCATGGGGTTGGCATGTCCCTTGGTGGGGCAGACCCTTTATCCAAAGATCATTTGAAACGCCTTAAGACCCTAGTGGATCGGATCGAGCCAGGTCTGGTCTCCGAACATCTGGCCTGGTGTGGCCGGGGCGGGGCTTTTTACAATGATCTTCTGGCCCTTCCCATGACAGCGGAAGCCCTCGACGTTGTTTGCGCCCATGTGGGTGAGGTGCAGGATACCCTGGGCCGGCAGATCCTGATTGAAAATCCGGCGGCCTACCTTGGGTTTGAAACGACTGACATGAGTGAGCCTGAGTTTTTAAACGCTCTTTGCAAGCGAAGCGGCTGTGGGCTTCTTTTTGATGTGAACAATGTTTTTGTCAGCTCCTCCAACCTTGAATTTGAAGTGACCGCGTATCTGGACGCCCTTGAGTTTAGCAACATTCAGGAAGTGCATCTGGCCGGGCATCACGTTCGGGAAGTGAACGGCGAGATTTTGCGGATTGATGATCACGGATCACCCGTCAAACCTGAAGTTTGGGAACTTTATCTAACAGTTTTGCGGCAAACCGGCGAGCTGCCCAGCCTGATCGAGTGGGACACAAATGTCCCGACCCTTGATGTGTTGGTCGCTGAAGCCACAAAAGCGCAAGCCTATCTGGACACCCTTTCCCTGCCAGAGGAGCAGTTCCATGCCGCAACAGCCTGA
- a CDS encoding DNA-binding domain-containing protein, producing the protein MPQQPDQQSLKSLQHLVGNAIEAYETEPAVTHIRRGKFAGTDLLAIHQNHFRSSLSDALGANFPAILALIGEDYFQHVTRRFVEASPPPGAILAEYGCGFADHLAENDALNPFPYLADVARLEWHWNEAFHEADAASLSAEELTALATNATEEAPLDLFLHPTVRLIRSPYPLAKIWEMARFGALDPDDIDLAPADYHYLIIRSGQMPEVFALDAGSFAFLEALAKSPDFEAAAVAAMAAAPDFSLEGSLGSLLLKGVFRHP; encoded by the coding sequence ATGCCGCAACAGCCTGATCAGCAAAGTTTGAAAAGCTTGCAGCACCTGGTTGGTAATGCGATTGAAGCCTATGAGACGGAACCAGCTGTCACGCATATTCGGCGCGGTAAATTTGCCGGGACTGATCTGCTCGCTATTCACCAGAACCATTTTCGAAGCTCATTAAGCGATGCGCTTGGGGCCAATTTTCCAGCGATCCTCGCCCTCATTGGGGAGGATTATTTTCAGCATGTGACCCGCCGCTTTGTGGAGGCATCGCCGCCTCCCGGTGCGATCCTTGCGGAATATGGCTGCGGCTTTGCAGATCATTTGGCAGAAAATGACGCGCTAAATCCCTTTCCGTATCTGGCGGATGTTGCGCGCCTTGAGTGGCACTGGAATGAAGCCTTTCATGAGGCGGATGCAGCCTCGTTGAGCGCAGAGGAATTAACCGCGCTCGCCACGAATGCCACGGAAGAAGCTCCGCTGGATCTGTTTTTACATCCGACGGTTCGGCTGATCCGCTCTCCCTATCCGCTTGCAAAAATCTGGGAGATGGCCCGCTTTGGGGCGCTTGATCCCGACGATATTGATCTGGCGCCGGCTGATTATCATTACCTGATTATTCGATCCGGACAGATGCCAGAAGTATTTGCGTTGGATGCGGGTAGTTTCGCGTTTCTGGAGGCGCTCGCCAAAAGCCCTGATTTTGAGGCGGCTGCAGTCGCTGCGATGGCAGCAGCACCGGATTTTTCATTGGAAGGCTCGCTCGGCAGCCTGCTTCTCAAAGGGGTGTTTCGGCATCCTTAA
- a CDS encoding DoxX family protein — protein MSEQTDMTTASVNDGRGLKGLINRLFGYAEAIPDSALSVVARIGIAGIFFRSGQTKVDGFTVTDSTLYLFEDEYALPLLDPVFAAHLASIAEHLFPVLLIIGLASRFSAAALLFMTLVIQIFVYPGSWPDHFTWAAVLLFIMARGPGVFSIDHLIRKSFGS, from the coding sequence ATGAGTGAACAGACCGATATGACAACAGCTTCAGTCAATGATGGCAGAGGTCTGAAAGGCTTGATCAACCGTCTTTTTGGATATGCGGAAGCCATCCCCGATAGCGCCCTTTCGGTGGTTGCCCGGATCGGGATTGCAGGCATCTTCTTTCGCTCCGGCCAGACAAAGGTTGATGGCTTTACGGTGACGGACAGCACTCTTTATCTGTTCGAGGATGAATATGCACTTCCTCTTCTGGATCCAGTGTTTGCGGCCCATCTCGCCAGCATTGCGGAGCATCTCTTCCCGGTGCTACTAATCATTGGTCTTGCCAGTCGCTTCAGCGCAGCCGCGCTCCTTTTCATGACGCTGGTCATCCAGATTTTTGTCTATCCAGGTAGCTGGCCTGACCATTTCACCTGGGCGGCAGTGCTCCTCTTTATCATGGCCCGAGGGCCTGGTGTTTTCTCCATCGATCACCTGATCCGGAAAAGCTTCGGCTCCTGA
- the glyA gene encoding serine hydroxymethyltransferase, whose amino-acid sequence MAKLVRRGWVPEGSEDLVQAYATSVEASAPHDIGDRIDALIARNKEIHEDDCFNLNPATNVMNPKAEAALAAGLGSRPSLGYPGDKYEMGLEAIEEIEVIAAELAAEVFDADFAEIRIASGALANLYAFMATCKPGDTIIVPPPAVGGHVTHHEAGAAGLYGLTIKAAPVASDGYTVDAAKLEEMAREIKPRLITIGGSLNLTPHPVAEIRKIADEVGADLLFDAAHQCGIIAGGAWPNPLAEGADLMTMSTYKSLGGPAGGLLVTNRADLAEKIDQIAFPGLTANFDAAKSASLAISLLDWKVHGRDYAAAMVRTARALAENLQALGIQIFKSGNVMTASHQFAVLAAPYGGGQAASQHLRKAGFLACGIGLPTTPVEGDLNGLRIGTPELVRWGMTEQDIPRLAELIAAALTSNDPESLATEVKAYRSQFKDLHFIR is encoded by the coding sequence ATGGCAAAACTGGTGCGGCGGGGCTGGGTGCCCGAAGGGTCTGAGGATCTGGTTCAGGCTTATGCAACTTCGGTAGAGGCAAGTGCCCCTCACGACATCGGGGATCGGATTGATGCCCTGATCGCGCGCAACAAGGAAATCCACGAAGACGACTGCTTTAACCTCAATCCCGCAACCAATGTGATGAACCCCAAAGCCGAAGCAGCGCTTGCCGCTGGTCTTGGCTCCCGCCCGTCCCTCGGTTATCCCGGTGATAAATATGAGATGGGACTGGAGGCGATTGAAGAGATTGAGGTAATCGCCGCCGAGTTGGCCGCTGAGGTTTTTGACGCGGATTTTGCAGAAATCCGCATCGCCTCCGGCGCGCTTGCCAACCTCTATGCCTTTATGGCGACGTGCAAGCCGGGCGACACTATTATCGTCCCGCCCCCTGCCGTTGGCGGTCACGTCACCCACCATGAAGCAGGGGCTGCCGGGCTTTATGGCCTGACCATCAAAGCTGCCCCGGTGGCGAGCGATGGCTACACGGTGGACGCAGCAAAACTGGAGGAAATGGCGAGGGAAATCAAACCCCGACTGATCACAATCGGGGGCAGCCTCAACCTCACCCCGCACCCGGTGGCGGAAATCCGTAAAATCGCCGATGAAGTAGGGGCAGACCTTTTATTTGATGCGGCTCATCAATGCGGAATAATTGCAGGCGGCGCCTGGCCCAACCCCTTGGCTGAGGGGGCAGATCTGATGACCATGAGCACTTATAAAAGTCTTGGCGGTCCTGCAGGTGGCCTGCTGGTCACCAACCGGGCGGACCTTGCCGAAAAGATTGACCAGATTGCCTTCCCTGGCCTTACCGCCAACTTTGACGCAGCCAAATCCGCAAGCCTTGCCATTAGTCTGCTCGACTGGAAAGTCCATGGTCGGGATTATGCCGCCGCCATGGTCCGAACGGCTCGCGCCCTGGCGGAAAACCTGCAGGCCCTTGGCATTCAGATATTCAAATCGGGCAACGTGATGACCGCGTCCCATCAGTTTGCGGTGCTCGCTGCCCCTTATGGCGGGGGACAGGCAGCCTCCCAGCATCTTCGGAAAGCAGGATTTCTGGCTTGCGGGATTGGTCTGCCCACCACCCCGGTGGAGGGAGACTTGAACGGGCTTCGGATCGGCACCCCGGAACTGGTTCGCTGGGGCATGACCGAGCAAGACATACCCCGCCTTGCAGAATTGATCGCGGCCGCACTGACATCAAATGATCCAGAGAGCCTTGCGACTGAAGTTAAAGCCTATCGAAGCCAGTTCAAGGACCTTCACTTTATTCGCTGA
- a CDS encoding OmpW/AlkL family protein produces the protein MKKATMLSLLAGTALALTSLTQPVLAKDAGDLLMRVRGIAVIPNEGGSTDAIGGQVDIGDAYMPELDFTYFFTENIAAELILATANHNVKVKDTSLSRDVDLGDVWLLPPTLTLQYHFMPKSAFSPYIGAGLNYTFFYGEDKGGDPAVTSVKYEDSLGYALQAGFDYQLDNNWSLNFDVKKIFLETDVKVNGGAINARDAKIDPWIFGVGIGYRF, from the coding sequence ATGAAAAAAGCAACGATGCTGTCCCTGCTGGCCGGTACTGCGCTGGCGCTGACAAGTTTGACGCAGCCAGTTTTGGCGAAGGATGCGGGTGACCTGCTGATGCGGGTTCGCGGCATTGCAGTGATCCCGAACGAAGGTGGGAGCACTGATGCGATTGGCGGGCAAGTGGATATTGGCGATGCCTATATGCCCGAGCTTGATTTCACTTACTTCTTTACTGAAAACATTGCGGCGGAGCTGATTTTGGCAACGGCCAACCACAATGTGAAGGTCAAGGACACCTCCCTTTCACGGGATGTGGATCTGGGCGATGTATGGCTACTGCCTCCAACCTTGACCCTGCAGTATCACTTCATGCCGAAATCTGCGTTTAGCCCCTACATTGGTGCGGGTTTGAACTACACCTTCTTCTATGGTGAGGATAAGGGTGGTGATCCGGCTGTGACCAGCGTGAAATATGAAGATAGCCTCGGCTATGCCCTGCAGGCGGGTTTCGATTACCAGCTGGATAACAACTGGTCCCTGAACTTCGACGTGAAGAAGATTTTCCTGGAAACCGATGTGAAGGTAAATGGCGGCGCTATCAATGCCCGTGACGCCAAGATCGATCCGTGGATCTTTGGTGTGGGTATTGGGTACCGCTTCTAG